Proteins encoded in a region of the Roseomonas haemaphysalidis genome:
- a CDS encoding potassium channel family protein, producing the protein MTDGIAVIGLGRFGGAVAESLLRLGHDVLGIDESAELVQQWADRLTHVVQADATNGDTLRSLGVHDFRHAIVGIGTDIEASVLTVLALDELGVPDIWAKALGSKHGRILERTGAHHVIYPEATMGERVAHLVTGKMIDFIELEDGYAIVKTCAPRGAVGRTLAQCGWRSEQGVTVVGIKRLRGGFEPGLPETLIREGDLLIVAGPTARVEAFAART; encoded by the coding sequence ATGACCGACGGCATCGCCGTGATAGGCCTCGGCCGCTTCGGCGGCGCCGTCGCGGAATCGCTGTTGCGCCTCGGGCACGACGTGCTCGGCATCGACGAAAGCGCCGAGCTGGTGCAGCAATGGGCCGACCGGCTGACCCACGTGGTGCAGGCGGACGCCACCAACGGGGACACGCTGCGCTCGCTCGGCGTGCATGACTTCCGCCACGCCATCGTCGGGATCGGCACGGATATCGAGGCCAGCGTGCTGACCGTACTGGCGCTGGACGAGCTTGGCGTGCCCGACATTTGGGCCAAGGCGCTGGGCAGCAAGCACGGCCGCATCCTGGAGCGCACCGGCGCGCACCACGTGATCTACCCCGAGGCCACCATGGGCGAGCGGGTGGCGCATCTGGTCACTGGCAAGATGATCGACTTCATCGAGCTGGAAGACGGCTATGCCATCGTCAAGACCTGCGCGCCGCGCGGCGCCGTGGGCCGCACCCTGGCGCAGTGCGGCTGGCGCAGCGAGCAGGGCGTCACGGTGGTGGGCATCAAGCGGCTGCGCGGCGGGTTCGAGCCCGGCCTGCCGGAAACCCTGATCCGCGAAGGCGACCTGCTGATCGTCGCCGGCCCCACCGCCAGGGTGGAGGCCTTCGCGGCCCGCACCTGA